One stretch of Chroicocephalus ridibundus unplaced genomic scaffold, bChrRid1.1 SCAFFOLD_92, whole genome shotgun sequence DNA includes these proteins:
- the LOC134509579 gene encoding olfactory receptor 14A16-like, producing the protein MSNSSSITQFLLLPLADTRELQLLHFGLFLGIYVAALLANGLIISAIACDHHLHTPMYFFLLNLALLDLGSISTTVPKAMANSFWDTRAISYAECAAQVFFLFFCAATEVYLLTVMSYDRYVAICKPLHYGTLLGSRACVHMATAAWGSGLLYALLHTANTFSLPLCQGNAVGQFFCEIPQILKLSCSDAYLRELGLLILSALLVFGCFVFIVLSYVQIFRVVLRIPSEQGRHKAFSTCLPHLAVVSLFISTGVFSHLKPPSISSPSLDLVMAVLYSVVPPAVNPLIYSMRNQELKESIRKVISWMFVNVDKFSITVHK; encoded by the coding sequence atgtccaacagcagctccatcacccagttcctcctcctgccattggcagacacacgggagctgcagctcttgcacttcgggctcttcctgggcatctacgtggctgccctcctggccaacggcctcatcatcagcGCTatagcctgtgaccaccacctccacacccccatgtacttcttcctcctcaacctcgccctccttgacctgggctccatctccaccactgtccccaaagccatggccaattccttctgggacaccagggccatctcctatgcagaatgtgctgcacaggtctttttcttatttttctgtgctgcaacagaggtttatcttctcactgtcatgtcctatgaccgctacgttgccatctgcaaacccctgcactacgggaccctcctgggcagcagagcttgtgtccacatggcaacagctgcctggggcagtgggcttctctatgctctcctgcacacggccaatacattttccctacccctctgccagggcaatgctgtgggccagttcttctgtgaaatcccccagatcctcaagctctcctgctcagatgccTACCTCAGGGAACTTGGGCTTCTTATATTAAGTGCTTTGTTAgtttttggatgttttgtttttattgtcctgtcctacgtgcagatcttcagggtcgtgctgaggatcccctctgagcagggacggcacaaagccttttccacgtgcctccctcacctggccgtggtctccctctttatcagtaCTGGCGTATTTTCtcacctgaagcccccctccatctcctccccatcgcTGGATCTGGTgatggcagtgctgtactcagtggtacctccagcagtgaaccccctcatctacagcatgaggaaccaggagctcaaggagtcCATTAGGAAAGTCATTTCTTGGATGTTTGTCAATGTTGATAAATTTTCCATCACTGTCCACAAATGA
- the LOC134509578 gene encoding olfactory receptor 10AG1-like, whose amino-acid sequence MPQRKGLENHTGGSGFILLGFSDHSSLQGLCFTAFLVIYLMVLTENSLIALITVVDSSLHSPMYFFPRNLSFLEICYTSVTLPKMLVVFLLEDGRTSFLGCAAQLYFLVLLGSIKCLLLAVMAYDRYIAICDPLHYPLIMRRGLCIRPVVGSWVAVVPVQVGQTYQVFTLPPCASHDLHRFFCDVPPLLELACADSFWNQVTLYTIILVFAIFPFSLIVISYIKIIRAILKIPSVLGRHKAFSTCSSHLVVVTLFYGSATVVYLKQRSRDSVDTDKYLALFYTIFTPVFNPVIYSLRNKEVRIALKRLLRTKWYDRVRKILSNSPKEVPLGYMVA is encoded by the coding sequence atgccCCAAAGAAAAGGCCTGGAGAATCACACCGGTGGATCTGGATTCATTCTTCTGGGATTTTCTGACCActccagcctgcagggcttgTGCTTCACAGCATTCCTGGtcatctacctcatggtcctcaCAGAGAACAGCCTGATTGCACTCATCACAGTGGTGGACTCAAGCCTCCACAGCCCCATGTATTTCTTCCCGAGGAActtgtccttcctggagatcTGCTACACATCAGTCACTCTGCCAAAAATGCTGGTGGTTTTCCTGCTGGAGGATGGCAGGAcctccttccttggctgtgctgcccagctgtatttcctggtgtTGCTGGGCAGCATCAAGTGCCTTCTTCTggctgtcatggcctatgaccgctacatAGCCATCTGTGACCCTCTGCACTACCCCCTCATCATGAGGAGGGGTCTCTGCATCAGACCGGTGGTGGGGTCATGGGTGGCTGTCGTACCAGTGCAAGTAGGACAGACCTACCAGGTGTTCACTTTGCCCCCCTGTGCATCCCATGACCTTCATCGCTTTTTTTGTGATGTCCCccctctgctggagctggcctgTGCAGACTCATTCTGGAACCAAGTGACACTGTACACCATCATCCTGGTATTTGcaatctttcccttctccttaatagttatttcttacattaaaattatcagggcaattctgaaaataccttcagttctgggcagacacaaagccttttccacctgttcCTCACACCTCGTGGTGGTGACACTCTTCTATGGCTCGGCCACAGTCGTCTACTTAAAGCAACGGTCAAGGGATTCCGTAGACACcgacaaataccttgccctgttttacacaatttttacGCCAGTGTTTAACCCTGTCATCTAtagcctgaggaataaggaagtgagaattgcctTGAAGAGACTCCTACGGACAAAGTGGTACGACAGAGTACGTAAAATCCTCTCAAATAGTCCCAAAGAAGTCCCACTGGGGTACATGGTTGCCTGA
- the LOC134509614 gene encoding olfactory receptor 14C36-like — MSNVSCTIEFVLLAFADTRELQLLHFGLFLAIYLAALLGNGLIIGAVACDHHLHTPMYFFLLNLSLLDLGSISTTVPKSMANSLWDTRVISYCRCAAQVFWFLFFVSSEYYLLTVMAYDRYVAICKPLHYGTLMDSRACIKMAAAAWGGGFLNAVIHTGNTFSLPLCQGNAVGQFFCEIPQLLKLSCLDSYVRKAGFTVVSLCVACGCFLFLVLSYVQIFRAVLRIPSEQGRHKAFSTCLPHLAVVSLFAISAMFAYLKPPSISSPSLDLVVAVLYAVVPPTANPLIYSMRNQELKEALKRLIHCLLLQQE; from the coding sequence ATGTCCAACGTCAGCTGCACCATCGAGTTCGttctcctggcatttgcagacacacgggagctgcagctcttgcactttgggctcttcctggccatctacctggctgccctcctgggcaacggcctcatcatcggcgctgtagcctgtgaccaccacctccacacccccatgtacttcttcctcctcaacctctccctccttgatctgggctccatctccaccactgtccccaaatccatggccaactccctctgggacaccagggttATTTCCTACTGTAGATGCGCTGCCCAGGTCTTctggtttctcttctttgtttcttcagaATActatcttctcaccgtcatggcctatgaccgctacgttgccatctgcaaacccctgcactacgggaccctcatGGACAGCCGAGCTTGCATcaaaatggcagcagctgcctggggtggTGGTTTCCTCAACGCGGTGATTCACACTGGAAACACATTTTCactacccctctgccaaggcaatgctgtgggccagttcttctgtgaaatcccccagctcctcaagctctcctgcttgGACTCCTATGTCAGGAAAGCTGGGTTTACTGTGGTCAGTCTTTGTGTAGCTTGCGggtgttttctgttccttgtcctgtcctatgtgcagatcttcagggctgtgctgaggatcccctctgagcaggggcggcacaaagccttttccacctgcctccctcacctggccgtggtctccctgtttgccatctctgccatgtttgcctacctgaagcctcCCTCCATCTCGTCCCCTTCCCTAGATCTGGTGGTGGCTGTTCTGTATGCAGTGGTGCCTCCCACAgcgaaccccctcatctacagcatgaggaaccaggagctcaaggaggcaCTAAAGAGACTCATCCACTGTCTGCTGTTGCAGCAGGAATAA
- the LOC134509580 gene encoding olfactory receptor 14A16-like, producing the protein MSNNSSITEFLLLPFADTRELQLLHFWLFLAIYLAALLGNGLIIGAVACDHHLHTPMYFFLLNLALLDLGSISTAVPKSMAKSLWDVRDISYYGCVAQAFCFLFLAGGEYFLLTVMAYDRYVAICKPLHYRTLLGSRACVHMAAAAWGSGFLHSLLQTANTFSLPLCQGNAVGRSFCEIPQILKLSCSNSSLREAWLLVVSVPLGFGCLIFIVLSYVQIFRAVLGFPSEQRQDKAFSTCLPHLAVISLYVSTGMFASLKPPSTSSRSLDLLMAVLYSLLPPALNPLIYSMRNQELKDTLKNLIQKQE; encoded by the coding sequence ATGTCCAACAACAGCTCCATCActgagttcctcctcctgccgttcgcagacacacgggagctgcagctcttgcacttctggctcttcctggccatctacctggctgccctcctgggcaacggcctcatcatcggcgctgtagcctgtgaccaccacctccacacccccatgtacttcttcctcctcaacctcgccctccttgatctgggctccatctccaccgctgtccccaaatccatggccaaatCCCTCTGGGACGTCAGGGATATTTCCTACTATGGATGTGTTGCACAggccttttgctttctcttcttggctggaggggaatattttcttctcaccgtcatggcctatgaccgctacgttgccatctgcaaacccctgcactacaggaccctcctgggcagcagagcttgtgtccacatggcagcagctgcctggggcagtggttTCCTCCACTCTCTGCTGCAAACTGCCAACACATTTTCACTACcgctctgccaaggcaatgctgtGGGCCGGTCCTTCTGTGAGattccccagatcctcaagctctcctgctccaaCTCCTCTCTCAGGGAAGCCTggcttcttgtggttagtgtccctcttgggtttgggtgtttaattttcattgtgctgtcctacgtgcagatcttcagggccgtgctggggTTCCCCTCTGAGCAGCGACAggacaaagccttttccacgtgcctccctcacctggccgtgatCTCCCTGTATGTCAGCACTGGTATGTTTGCCtccctgaagcccccctccacctCGTCCCGGTCACTGGATCTGTTGATGGCTGTTCTGTACTCACTGCTGCCCCCGGCattgaaccccctcatctacagcatgaggaaccaagAGCTCAAAGACACACTGAAGAACCTGATTCAGAAGCAGGAATAA
- the LOC134509610 gene encoding olfactory receptor 14C36-like, protein MYFFLLNLSVHDIGSISTTVPQSMVNSLWDTKAISYSGCAAQVFFRFFFYGAEYSLLTVMAYDRYVAICRPLRYGTLLGSRACVHMAAAAWGSGLLHALLHTASTFSLPLCQGNAINQFFCEISQILKLSCSDDYLRESGLLVFSLAFAFGCFVFIVLSYVQIFRAVLRIPSEQGRHKAFSMCLPHLAVVSLFISSCMIAYLKPPSVSSPALDLVVAVLYSVVPAAVNPLIYSMRNQELKDALSKLIQWVHLQQQ, encoded by the coding sequence atgtacttcttcctcctcaacctctctgttcatGATATCGGCTCTATCTCCACCACAGTCCCTCAATCCATGgtcaactccctctgggacaccaagGCAATCTCCTACtcaggatgtgctgcccaggtctttTTTCGATTCTTCTTTTATGGTGCAGAGTATTCccttctcaccgtcatggcctatgaccgctacgttgccatctgcagaCCCCTGcgctacgggaccctcctgggcagcagagcttgtgtccacatggcagcagctgcctggggcagtggttTGCTCCacgctctgctgcacacggccagtacattttccctacccctctgccaaggcaatgccatAAACCAGTTCTTCTGCGAAATatcccagatcctcaagctctcctgttcagatGACTACCTGAGGGAATCTGGGCTTCTTGTGTTTAgtcttgcctttgcttttggatgttttgttttcattgtgctgtcctacgtgcagatcttcagggccgtgctgaggatcccctctgagcagggacggcacaaagccttttccatgtgcctccctcacctggccgtcgTCTCCCTGTTCATTAGCAGTTGTATgattgcctacctgaagcccccctccgtCTCTTCCCCAGCTCTGGACCTGGTGGTGGCAGTTCTCTACTCGGTGGTGCCtgcagcagtgaaccccctcatctacagcatgaggaaccaggagctgaAGGATGCCCTGAGCAAACTGATTCAATGGgttcaccttcagcagcagtaA